The genomic region GGAGACTCCGATGTTCGGACATGTGCGATCACTCCATGACAAAGATCCGATCCTCATGATCAAGGTCAGCGTCTATCGCGGTGATCTGACGGCCATCGACCACGTCTTCACCAACGACGAGGGCCGATACGACGTGGAAATTCCCGCGGGCGCGACGGTCACCGTGCGGTTCGACACGCATCACTCGCTCAACAACGCGGAGGATTGGCAGCCGTCGGTGGTCGCGAACGTCGTTGCCAGCGACGACACTCCCTTGGACCGGTACCTGGTTCGACGAGGTCATGATTCCGACGCGGTGTCGGCCATGGACGCGCTGAGCGGATATCTGATCGCCGCGGCATCGAGTGACGTCGAGGGGGACGCGCAGTACGCGGACACGGCGGTGAAGCGCCTTGCGATGCTCAAACAGCACACCCGGGTGCTCCAGGACCTCCAGCAAAAGCTCCTCGACCACTTCGCTGAGCAGGCGTAGCGAGCGCACTTGACCGATCGTCAGGGGTGCCGCCCCGGACCCGTGGGCACACCCTCCGCGCCCGGCGGCTTCCGTATCGCGTCGGCTTCCGGCGTCCGGCACCTCCG from Streptomyces sp. NBC_00190 harbors:
- a CDS encoding carboxypeptidase regulatory-like domain-containing protein, with the protein product MFGHVRSLHDKDPILMIKVSVYRGDLTAIDHVFTNDEGRYDVEIPAGATVTVRFDTHHSLNNAEDWQPSVVANVVASDDTPLDRYLVRRGHDSDAVSAMDALSGYLIAAASSDVEGDAQYADTAVKRLAMLKQHTRVLQDLQQKLLDHFAEQA